A window from Bos mutus isolate GX-2022 chromosome 1, NWIPB_WYAK_1.1, whole genome shotgun sequence encodes these proteins:
- the LOC102280157 gene encoding carbonyl reductase [NADPH] 1 isoform X1, whose translation MSSSTRVALVTGANKGLGFAIVCDLCRRFSGDVVLTARDEARGRAAVQQLQAEGLSPRFHQLDITDLQSIRTLRDFLHKEYGGLDVLVNNAAIAFQLSDPTPTPIKAEMTMKTNFFGTRDICTELLPLMKPQGRVVNMSSGWGFKALESCSPELQQKLRSETITEEELVGLMNKFVEDTKNGEHRKEGWPDNNIYGVTKIGITALSRIQARKLSEQRGGDKILLNACCPGWVRTDMGGSKAFKSLEEGIETPMYLALLPSDAEGPHGQFVHEKKVAKWQFLPEFYP comes from the exons ATGTCATCCTCCACCCGCGTAGCGCTGGTCACCGGGGCCAACAAGGGCCTCGGTTTTGCCATCGTGTGCGACCTGTGTCGGCGGTTCTCGGGCGACGTGGTGCTCACGGCGCGGGACGAGGCGCGGGGTCGGGCGGCCGTGCAGCAGCTACAGGCTGAGGGCCTGAGCCCCCGTTTCCACCAGCTGGACATCACTGACCTTCAGAGCATTCGCACCCTGCGCGACTTCCTGCACAAGGAGTACGGGGGCCTCGACGTGCTGGTCAACAATGCGGCCATCGCCTTCCAGC TTAGTGATCCCACGCCAACTCCAATTAAGGCAGAAATGAccatgaaaacaaatttttttggGACCCGGGATATATGCACAGAACTCCTGCCTCTAATGAAACCCCAAG GCAGAGTGGTGAACATGTCTAGCGGATGGGGCTTCAAAGCTCTTGAAAGCTGCAGCCCTGAACTGCAGCAGAAATTGAGAAGTGAGACCATCACGGAGGAGGAGCTGGTGGGGCTCATGAACAAGTTTGTGGAAGACACAAAGAACGGGGAGCACAGGAAGGAGGGCTGGCCAGATAATAATATATATGGAGTGACGAAAATCGGCATCACGGCCCTGTCCAGAATCCAAGCCAGGAAACTGAGtgagcagagaggaggagacaAGATCCTCCTGAATGCCTGCTGCCCAGGGTGGGTGAGAACCGACATGGGGGGATCCAAAGCCTTCAAAAGCCTAGAAGAAGGAATAGAGACCCCCATGTACTTGGCCCTTCTGCCCTCAGATGCCGAGGGGCCTCATGGACAGTTTGTCCATGAGAAAAAAGTTGCAAAATGGCAATTCTTGCCTGAGTTCTACCCATAG
- the LOC102280157 gene encoding carbonyl reductase [NADPH] 1 isoform X2 → MSSSTRVALVTGANKGLGFAIVCDLCRRFSGDVVLTARDEARGRAAVQQLQAEGLSPRFHQLDITDLQSIRTLRDFLHKEYGGLDVLVNNAAIAFQRNDPTPTPIKAEMTMKTNFFGTRDICTELLPLMKPQGRVVNMSSGWGFKALESCSPELQQKLRSETITEEELVGLMNKFVEDTKNGEHRKEGWPDNNIYGVTKIGITALSRIQARKLSEQRGGDKILLNACCPGWVRTDMGGSKAFKSLEEGIETPMYLALLPSDAEGPHGQFVHEKKVAKWQFLPEFYP, encoded by the exons ATGTCATCCTCCACCCGCGTAGCGCTGGTCACCGGGGCCAACAAGGGCCTCGGTTTTGCCATCGTGTGCGACCTGTGTCGGCGGTTCTCGGGCGACGTGGTGCTCACGGCGCGGGACGAGGCGCGGGGTCGGGCGGCCGTGCAGCAGCTACAGGCTGAGGGCCTGAGCCCCCGTTTCCACCAGCTGGACATCACTGACCTTCAGAGCATTCGCACCCTGCGCGACTTCCTGCACAAGGAGTACGGGGGCCTCGACGTGCTGGTCAACAATGCGGCCATCGCCTTCCAGCGTAA TGATCCCACGCCAACTCCAATTAAGGCAGAAATGAccatgaaaacaaatttttttggGACCCGGGATATATGCACAGAACTCCTGCCTCTAATGAAACCCCAAG GCAGAGTGGTGAACATGTCTAGCGGATGGGGCTTCAAAGCTCTTGAAAGCTGCAGCCCTGAACTGCAGCAGAAATTGAGAAGTGAGACCATCACGGAGGAGGAGCTGGTGGGGCTCATGAACAAGTTTGTGGAAGACACAAAGAACGGGGAGCACAGGAAGGAGGGCTGGCCAGATAATAATATATATGGAGTGACGAAAATCGGCATCACGGCCCTGTCCAGAATCCAAGCCAGGAAACTGAGtgagcagagaggaggagacaAGATCCTCCTGAATGCCTGCTGCCCAGGGTGGGTGAGAACCGACATGGGGGGATCCAAAGCCTTCAAAAGCCTAGAAGAAGGAATAGAGACCCCCATGTACTTGGCCCTTCTGCCCTCAGATGCCGAGGGGCCTCATGGACAGTTTGTCCATGAGAAAAAAGTTGCAAAATGGCAATTCTTGCCTGAGTTCTACCCATAG